From Erwinia pyri, a single genomic window includes:
- the purL gene encoding phosphoribosylformylglycinamidine synthase, with protein sequence MMEILRGSPALSAFRITKLLARFQDAHLPVSDIYAEYVHFADVSAPLSADEKARLQRLLKYGPSLAEHTPEGRLILVTPRPGTISPWSSKATDIAHNCDLPQVLRLERGLAFYVQAPQLTEAQWGQLASLLHDRMMEVVLSELSQAEQLFAHHQPSPLQSVDILGEGREALDKANRKLGLALADDEIDYLLAAFEKLGRNPNDIELYMFAQANSEHCRHKIFNADWIIDGEQQPKSLFKMIKNTFEKTPDHVLSAYKDNAAVMEGSQVGRFYADAERGQYDFHQEETHILMKVETHNHPTAISPWPGAATGSGGEIRDEGATGRGAKPKAGLVGFSVSNLRIPGFEQPWEEDFGKPDRIVTALDIMTEGPLGGAAFNNEFGRPALNGYFRTYEEQVNSHNGVELRGYHKPIMLAGGIGNIRADHVQKGEITVGAKLIVLGGPAMNIGLGGGAASSMASGQSDADLDFASVQRDNPEMERRCQEVIDRCWELGQDNPILFIHDVGAGGLSNAMPELVSDGERGGRFNLRDILNDEPGMSPLEVWCNESQERYVMAVAPEKLPLFDALCKRERAPYAVIGEATEEMHLSLSDSHFDNKPIDMPLDVLLGKTPKMTRDVSTLKVQGQPLTREGITVADAVNRVLHLPAVAEKTFLITIGDRSVTGMVARDQMVGPWQIPVANCAVTTASLDSYHGEAMALGERAPVALLDFAASGRLAVGEALTNIAATQIGSLKRIKLSANWMAAAGHPGEDAGLYEAVKAVGEELCPALGITIPVGKDSMSMKTRWQHGTEQREMTSPLSLVITAFARVEDVRRTVTPQLQPQQENALLLIDLGQGVNALGATALSQVYRQLGDKPADVRDAEQLAGFFNAMQALVAEGKLLAYHDRSDGGLLVTLAEMAFTGHCGIEADIASLGSDALAALFNEELGAVIQVAAAERAQVEQVFAEHGLGGCVHFLGKALPGDRFVITSGDSAVYSESRTTLRTWWAETTWQMQRLRDNPACADQEHEAKKNDLDPGLNVALTFRPEEDIAAPYIATGVRPKVAVLREQGVNSHIEMAAAFHRAGYDAVDVHMSDLLAGRRGLEEFQTLVACGGFSYGDVLGAGEGWAKSILFNSRVRDEFETFFHRPQTLALGVCNGCQMMSNLRELIPGSEAWPRFVRNQSERFEARFSLVEVAASPSLMLDGMVGSRMPIAVSHGEGFVEVRDESHLASLEHKGLVALRFVDNLGKVTQQYPANPNGSPNGITAVTNESGRVTIMMPHPERVFRTVSNSWHPEEWGEDSPWMRIFRNARKQLG encoded by the coding sequence ATGATGGAAATTCTGCGTGGTTCGCCCGCTCTGTCGGCATTTCGTATTACTAAACTGCTGGCCCGCTTTCAGGATGCTCACCTGCCGGTGAGTGACATTTACGCCGAGTACGTCCATTTTGCCGATGTCAGCGCGCCGCTGTCCGCTGATGAAAAAGCCCGTTTACAGCGCCTGCTGAAATATGGCCCCTCTCTCGCCGAACATACGCCAGAAGGCCGACTGATTCTGGTTACGCCGCGTCCGGGCACCATTTCTCCGTGGTCTTCCAAAGCTACTGATATCGCCCATAACTGCGATCTGCCTCAGGTGCTACGCCTGGAGCGCGGTCTGGCGTTCTATGTGCAGGCGCCTCAGTTAACTGAAGCGCAGTGGGGGCAGCTTGCCTCTCTGCTGCACGATCGGATGATGGAAGTGGTTCTCAGTGAGCTGAGCCAGGCTGAGCAGCTGTTTGCTCATCACCAGCCTTCGCCGCTGCAAAGCGTCGATATATTGGGTGAAGGGCGCGAGGCGCTTGATAAGGCCAACCGTAAACTGGGCCTGGCGCTGGCCGATGATGAAATCGACTATCTGCTGGCAGCTTTTGAGAAGCTCGGGCGCAACCCGAACGATATTGAGCTTTACATGTTTGCCCAGGCAAACTCCGAGCACTGCCGTCACAAGATTTTCAACGCCGACTGGATTATTGATGGCGAGCAACAGCCAAAATCGCTGTTCAAAATGATCAAAAACACCTTCGAGAAAACCCCCGATCACGTGCTCTCTGCCTATAAAGACAACGCAGCGGTGATGGAGGGATCGCAGGTGGGCCGCTTCTATGCAGATGCAGAGCGGGGCCAGTACGATTTCCATCAGGAGGAGACGCATATCCTGATGAAGGTGGAGACCCATAACCACCCGACAGCCATTTCACCCTGGCCGGGCGCCGCTACCGGTTCCGGTGGGGAGATCCGTGATGAAGGCGCAACCGGCCGTGGCGCTAAGCCTAAAGCTGGCCTGGTAGGCTTCTCGGTCTCTAACCTGCGCATTCCGGGCTTTGAACAGCCGTGGGAAGAGGATTTCGGTAAACCAGACCGCATCGTTACCGCGCTGGATATCATGACCGAAGGCCCGCTGGGCGGCGCGGCGTTCAACAATGAGTTTGGTCGTCCGGCCCTGAACGGCTATTTCCGTACCTATGAAGAGCAGGTTAACAGCCACAACGGCGTTGAGCTGCGCGGCTACCACAAGCCCATTATGCTGGCGGGCGGCATCGGCAATATCCGTGCTGACCACGTGCAGAAAGGCGAAATCACCGTGGGTGCCAAACTGATCGTGCTGGGCGGCCCGGCGATGAATATCGGCCTGGGCGGCGGGGCGGCCTCTTCGATGGCCTCTGGCCAGTCTGATGCCGATCTCGATTTTGCTTCCGTACAGCGCGACAACCCGGAAATGGAACGCCGCTGCCAGGAAGTGATTGACCGCTGCTGGGAGCTGGGTCAGGACAACCCGATCCTCTTTATCCATGACGTTGGCGCAGGCGGGCTTTCCAATGCCATGCCGGAGCTGGTGAGCGATGGCGAACGCGGTGGCCGCTTCAATCTGCGCGACATCCTGAATGATGAGCCAGGCATGAGCCCGCTGGAAGTCTGGTGTAACGAATCCCAGGAACGTTACGTAATGGCAGTGGCGCCTGAAAAGCTTCCGCTGTTTGATGCCCTCTGCAAGCGTGAGCGCGCACCTTATGCGGTGATCGGCGAAGCCACGGAAGAGATGCATCTGTCGCTCTCCGACAGCCATTTCGATAATAAACCTATTGATATGCCGCTGGACGTTCTGCTGGGGAAAACCCCGAAAATGACTCGCGACGTCAGCACGCTGAAAGTGCAGGGCCAGCCGCTGACACGCGAAGGTATTACGGTTGCTGATGCGGTGAACCGCGTGCTGCACCTGCCTGCGGTGGCCGAGAAAACCTTCCTCATCACCATTGGCGACCGTTCCGTTACCGGCATGGTTGCCCGTGACCAGATGGTGGGACCCTGGCAGATCCCGGTAGCCAACTGCGCGGTGACCACCGCCAGCCTGGACAGCTACCACGGTGAAGCGATGGCGCTGGGCGAGCGTGCCCCTGTGGCGCTGCTGGACTTTGCTGCCTCAGGTCGTCTGGCCGTGGGTGAGGCGTTGACTAATATCGCCGCCACGCAGATTGGTTCGCTTAAGCGCATCAAGCTCTCGGCAAACTGGATGGCGGCAGCTGGCCACCCTGGCGAGGATGCCGGACTGTATGAAGCAGTTAAGGCCGTGGGTGAAGAACTTTGTCCGGCGCTGGGCATCACTATTCCGGTGGGCAAAGACTCCATGTCGATGAAAACCCGCTGGCAGCACGGCACTGAACAGCGCGAGATGACCTCTCCCTTGTCGCTGGTGATCACCGCCTTCGCCCGTGTGGAAGACGTTCGCCGTACCGTAACGCCTCAGCTTCAGCCGCAGCAGGAGAATGCCCTGCTGCTGATCGACCTGGGACAGGGCGTAAATGCGCTGGGCGCAACCGCGCTCTCTCAGGTTTATCGTCAGCTGGGTGATAAACCCGCCGACGTCCGTGATGCAGAGCAGCTGGCTGGCTTCTTTAACGCCATGCAGGCGCTGGTGGCTGAAGGCAAGCTGCTGGCCTATCACGACCGTTCCGACGGCGGCCTGCTGGTAACGCTGGCAGAGATGGCCTTTACCGGCCACTGCGGCATCGAGGCGGATATCGCTTCGCTGGGCAGCGATGCGCTGGCCGCGCTGTTTAACGAAGAGCTGGGTGCCGTGATCCAGGTTGCTGCGGCGGAGCGTGCTCAGGTTGAGCAGGTGTTTGCTGAACATGGCCTGGGCGGCTGCGTACACTTCCTCGGCAAGGCGTTGCCTGGCGACCGCTTCGTGATTACTTCTGGTGACTCTGCTGTCTACAGCGAAAGCCGCACCACGCTGCGTACCTGGTGGGCCGAAACGACCTGGCAGATGCAGCGCCTGCGCGATAACCCGGCGTGTGCCGATCAGGAACATGAAGCCAAAAAGAACGATCTGGATCCGGGTCTGAACGTTGCGCTGACCTTCAGGCCGGAAGAGGATATCGCCGCGCCTTATATCGCTACCGGCGTGCGTCCGAAAGTGGCCGTTCTGCGCGAGCAGGGCGTCAATTCCCACATCGAAATGGCCGCCGCTTTCCACCGCGCGGGCTACGATGCGGTGGATGTACATATGAGCGATCTGCTGGCGGGACGCCGTGGTCTGGAAGAGTTCCAGACGCTGGTAGCGTGCGGCGGCTTCTCCTACGGGGACGTACTGGGCGCAGGCGAAGGCTGGGCGAAGTCTATTCTCTTCAACTCCCGCGTGCGTGATGAGTTCGAAACTTTCTTCCATCGTCCGCAAACGCTGGCGCTGGGCGTCTGTAACGGCTGTCAGATGATGTCCAACCTGCGCGAGCTGATCCCGGGCAGCGAAGCCTGGCCGCGCTTTGTGCGCAACCAGTCCGAGCGCTTTGAAGCACGTTTCAGCCTGGTCGAAGTGGCCGCCAGCCCCTCACTGATGCTGGATGGCATGGTAGGGTCGCGTATGCCAATCGCCGTCTCTCATGGTGAAGGTTTTGTGGAAGTGCGTGATGAGTCGCACCTGGCTTCCCTGGAGCACAAAGGCCTGGTGGCGTTGCGCTTCGTGGATAACCTCGGCAAGGTGACTCAACAGTACCCGGCAAACCCTAACGGTTCACCTAACGGGATCACGGCGGTTACTAACGAAAGCGGGCGTGTCACCATTATGATGCCGCACCCGGAGCGCGTATTCCGTACCGTGAGCAACTCATGGCACCCGGAAGAGTGGGGCGAGGACAGCCCGTGGATGCGCATCTTCCGCAATGCGCGTAAGCAACTCGGCTAA
- the tadA gene encoding tRNA adenosine(34) deaminase TadA, protein MSERVSDEVWMRHALQLARRAWEEGEVPVGAVLVQGNTVIGEGWNRPIGHHDPTAHAEIMALRQGGKVLQNYRLLDTTLYVTLEPCVMCAGAMIHGRIERLVFGARDEKTGAAGSLMDVLGHPGMNHQIKIEQGVLAQECAGMLSDFFRHRRAEKKALRQQLQAPVDGEL, encoded by the coding sequence GTGAGCGAAAGAGTAAGTGATGAAGTCTGGATGCGTCATGCGTTGCAGCTTGCGCGTCGTGCCTGGGAAGAGGGTGAGGTTCCTGTGGGGGCAGTGCTGGTTCAGGGCAATACGGTGATAGGCGAGGGCTGGAACCGGCCCATTGGTCATCACGATCCTACCGCTCATGCGGAAATCATGGCGTTACGGCAGGGGGGGAAAGTACTGCAGAACTACCGTCTGCTGGATACGACCCTCTACGTGACGCTGGAGCCGTGTGTGATGTGTGCCGGGGCGATGATCCATGGACGGATAGAGCGGCTGGTTTTTGGCGCACGTGATGAAAAGACCGGGGCGGCCGGGTCGCTGATGGATGTGCTGGGACATCCGGGCATGAATCATCAGATAAAAATCGAACAGGGCGTGCTGGCACAAGAGTGTGCCGGCATGCTGAGCGATTTCTTCCGCCATCGTCGTGCAGAAAAAAAGGCGCTGCGGCAACAGCTGCAGGCGCCGGTGGATGGTGAGCTGTAG
- the yfhb gene encoding phosphatidylglycerophosphatase C, protein MITGQERRVVFFDLDGTLHQQDMFGTFMRYLLWRQPLNLLLVVPLLPIIGAGLLIKGRAARWPMSLLLWSITFGHSEKSLKARENAFALWFRQRVTAFPVVQQRLTEYLNSSDADVWLITGSPQPLVQQVYFDSAFLPKVKLIASQMRRGFGGRVLSVRCLGHEKVARLEEQLGTPLQLYSGYSDSKQDNPLLFFCQHRWRVTPQGELQQLE, encoded by the coding sequence TTGATAACCGGTCAGGAACGACGAGTCGTATTTTTTGATTTAGACGGCACACTGCATCAGCAGGATATGTTTGGCACCTTTATGCGCTATCTGCTCTGGCGCCAGCCGCTCAACCTGTTGCTGGTGGTGCCGCTGCTGCCCATTATTGGTGCCGGACTGCTGATTAAAGGACGCGCGGCACGCTGGCCGATGAGCCTGCTGCTCTGGTCAATCACTTTTGGTCACAGCGAAAAAAGCCTGAAGGCGCGTGAGAATGCCTTTGCGCTCTGGTTCCGTCAACGGGTTACGGCATTTCCGGTGGTGCAACAGCGTCTGACTGAATATCTCAACAGTTCCGATGCTGACGTCTGGCTGATTACCGGCTCACCGCAGCCGCTGGTGCAGCAGGTCTACTTCGACTCGGCCTTTTTACCCAAGGTCAAACTGATCGCCAGCCAGATGCGCCGCGGCTTTGGCGGGCGTGTTCTGTCAGTGCGCTGCCTGGGGCATGAGAAAGTGGCAAGGCTGGAAGAGCAGCTCGGCACCCCGTTACAGCTCTACAGCGGCTACAGCGACAGCAAGCAGGACAACCCGCTGCTGTTTTTCTGTCAGCATCGCTGGCGCGTCACGCCGCAGGGCGAACTGCAACAGCTTGAGTAA
- a CDS encoding epoxyqueuosine reductase QueH, producing the protein MTIPAFKRAKLELPQGADKLLLHSCCAPCSGEVMEAIQASGIDYTIFFYNPNIHPHKEYLIRKEENIRFADKQGIPFIDADYDTDNWFARAKGMEWEPERGVRCTMCFDMRFERTALYAAEHGFSVISSSLGISRWKDMQQINDCGARAASHYPGMVYWDYNWRKQGGASRMIEISKREQFYQQEYCGCVYSLRDSNKHRKSQGRPLIKLGKVFYGKENTE; encoded by the coding sequence ATGACAATTCCAGCATTTAAACGCGCAAAGCTTGAACTACCACAGGGGGCTGATAAGCTTCTGCTCCACTCCTGCTGTGCCCCCTGTTCCGGTGAAGTCATGGAGGCGATCCAGGCTTCAGGTATCGATTACACCATTTTTTTCTACAATCCCAATATTCACCCTCACAAGGAATATCTCATCCGCAAGGAGGAGAACATCCGCTTTGCTGACAAGCAGGGGATCCCTTTTATTGATGCGGATTATGACACTGACAACTGGTTCGCCAGGGCGAAAGGGATGGAGTGGGAACCGGAGCGCGGAGTACGCTGCACCATGTGTTTCGATATGCGCTTTGAGCGCACCGCTCTCTATGCCGCTGAGCATGGCTTCAGCGTGATCAGCAGTTCTCTTGGGATCTCCCGCTGGAAAGATATGCAGCAGATTAACGATTGTGGCGCGCGGGCCGCCAGCCACTATCCCGGCATGGTTTACTGGGATTACAACTGGCGCAAGCAGGGCGGCGCATCACGCATGATTGAGATCAGTAAGCGTGAGCAATTTTATCAGCAGGAGTATTGCGGATGCGTTTATTCACTGCGTGACAGCAATAAACATCGTAAATCCCAGGGCAGGCCGCTGATAAAATTGGGCAAGGTATTCTACGGAAAAGAGAATACAGAGTAA
- the qseG gene encoding two-component system QseEF-associated lipoprotein QseG — protein sequence MRKRAFSVAVTLLALLLAACSSKPPESVLNGNGKPLAEPEIKIVDFQLVDCDRIWEIDTSRAISNSLYWLRSMDCAVRLSPTQARAEARRWPADNWQSAFKQGVLLANGNVTPVERRQFMLRLDTFSASFPSSVRPLIQLWREDQMGLLQLSEERTRYHHLQQTSDAELDALRQHQLKLNAELNVTRRKLESLTDIERQLSSRRSPDSSDNSHSEKSDGTETATPATTSEDAAQP from the coding sequence ATGAGAAAACGCGCTTTTTCCGTAGCCGTTACCTTGCTGGCACTGTTGCTGGCAGCCTGTAGCTCCAAACCTCCCGAATCGGTCCTGAACGGCAACGGGAAGCCGCTGGCGGAACCCGAAATCAAAATTGTCGATTTCCAGCTGGTTGATTGTGACCGCATCTGGGAGATCGACACCAGCAGAGCGATCTCCAACTCGCTTTACTGGCTGCGGAGCATGGACTGCGCGGTGCGTCTCTCACCTACCCAGGCGCGTGCAGAAGCGCGCCGCTGGCCTGCCGATAACTGGCAAAGCGCCTTTAAGCAGGGGGTATTATTAGCCAATGGCAACGTGACGCCCGTTGAAAGAAGGCAATTTATGCTGCGTCTGGATACTTTTAGTGCCAGCTTTCCCTCTTCCGTCAGACCGCTGATCCAGCTCTGGCGTGAAGATCAGATGGGGCTGCTGCAACTTTCCGAAGAGCGAACCCGCTATCATCATCTGCAACAAACCAGCGATGCGGAGCTGGACGCTCTGCGGCAGCATCAGCTCAAACTGAATGCTGAACTCAACGTAACCCGACGTAAACTGGAATCCTTAACCGATATCGAACGACAGCTCTCTTCCAGACGGTCACCCGATAGCTCCGATAACAGCCATAGCGAGAAAAGCGACGGGACAGAGACCGCGACCCCGGCAACAACCTCAGAGGATGCGGCCCAGCCATGA
- a CDS encoding sensor histidine kinase, whose amino-acid sequence MKKWRLFPRSLRQLVLMAFLLVLLPLLVLAWQAWESLSALSERAADTNRTTLTDVRRSEAMARTALELERSYRQYCVLDDPMLANLYQTQRTKYAQMLDAQAPVLPDSRISDTLHRSLNLLDKISCDNSNPVKASAAALETFSAANAQLVKSTREVVFSRGLQLQREIAERGQYFGWQALILFLLSLGLVLLFTRMIIGPVKAVERMINRLGEGRPLSHNLASKGPRELRSLGQRILWLSERLAWLESQRHEFLRHISHELKTPLASMREGTALLADEVVGALTPDQQEVVSILDQSSRHLQRLIEQLLDYNRKLSEAPVAMGEVQLEPLISSIVSSHSLTARAKMMHTEVTLPVTACRADATLLARAIDNLYSNAIHYGGDSGTIWIRTQQQGRKVLIEVANTGSPIPESEKKMIFEPFFQGNQQRKGAVKGSGLGLSIARDCIHRLQGDLQLITTDQADVCFRIELNAIVGNAQ is encoded by the coding sequence GTGAAAAAATGGCGTTTGTTCCCCCGTTCCCTGCGTCAGCTGGTATTGATGGCGTTCCTGCTGGTTTTGCTGCCCCTGCTGGTGCTGGCCTGGCAGGCCTGGGAAAGTCTTTCGGCGCTGAGTGAAAGGGCGGCAGATACAAACCGCACCACCCTGACCGACGTCCGCCGCAGCGAGGCGATGGCGAGAACAGCGCTGGAGCTGGAGCGCAGCTACCGGCAATATTGCGTGCTGGACGATCCGATGCTCGCCAACCTCTATCAAACCCAACGCACAAAGTATGCTCAGATGCTGGATGCGCAGGCACCTGTTCTCCCCGACAGCCGGATTTCCGATACCCTGCATCGCTCGCTGAACCTGCTGGATAAAATTAGCTGTGATAACAGCAATCCGGTTAAAGCTTCTGCTGCGGCTCTGGAAACGTTCTCCGCAGCTAATGCTCAACTGGTTAAGTCAACGCGTGAAGTGGTGTTCTCTCGTGGTTTGCAGCTGCAGCGGGAAATTGCAGAACGCGGTCAATATTTTGGCTGGCAGGCACTGATCCTGTTTCTGCTCAGCCTGGGGTTGGTACTGCTTTTCACCCGCATGATCATTGGCCCGGTCAAAGCCGTAGAGCGGATGATCAACCGTCTGGGTGAGGGGAGGCCGCTCAGTCATAACCTCGCCTCCAAAGGCCCGCGCGAACTGCGCTCGCTGGGGCAGCGGATCCTCTGGCTCAGCGAACGGCTGGCCTGGCTGGAGTCGCAGCGGCATGAATTTTTGCGGCACATCTCTCATGAACTGAAAACGCCGCTCGCCAGCATGCGTGAAGGGACAGCTCTGCTGGCGGATGAAGTGGTCGGCGCCCTGACGCCCGATCAGCAGGAGGTGGTGAGCATTCTGGATCAGAGCAGCCGCCACCTGCAGCGGCTGATTGAACAGCTGCTGGACTATAACCGCAAACTCTCTGAAGCGCCCGTGGCGATGGGCGAGGTACAGCTTGAGCCGCTAATCAGCAGCATCGTCAGCTCACACAGCCTGACGGCCAGGGCCAAAATGATGCACACCGAGGTCACGCTGCCGGTAACAGCCTGCCGGGCTGACGCCACGCTGCTGGCCCGCGCCATCGATAATCTTTATTCGAATGCGATACACTACGGCGGGGATTCCGGTACTATCTGGATCCGCACTCAGCAGCAGGGCCGGAAGGTGCTGATTGAGGTCGCGAACACCGGCAGCCCGATCCCGGAAAGTGAAAAGAAAATGATTTTTGAGCCCTTCTTCCAGGGGAATCAGCAGCGCAAAGGGGCGGTGAAGGGCAGCGGCCTTGGCCTCAGTATCGCCAGAGATTGTATTCATCGTCTGCAGGGCGATTTACAGCTGATTACCACTGACCAGGCTGATGTCTGTTTTCGTATTGAACTCAACGCCATTGTCGGGAATGCACAATAA
- the mltF gene encoding membrane-bound lytic murein transglycosylase MltF, whose amino-acid sequence MKRLKFNYLFIGLVTLLLALALWPSIPWYGGQQDQTEQIKSRGVLRVSTLNSPLTYYTINNAPAGMDYELAKRFADYLGVKLQITVRQNLSDLFDDLEDDKADILAAGLIYNNDRLSHFRTGPTYYSVSQQLVYRMGKPRPKNLGDIHGRLTVASDSAYLSTLRGIKQNQYPDLDWAISTDQSPSALLEAVADGKLDYTVGDSVSIALLQRIHPQLAVAFDITDEEPITWYMQRDRDDSLNAALLDYFNQMGEEGAMARLDEKYLGHVGTFDYVDTRTFLRAIDGTLPDIRPLFEKYATGIDWRLLAAISYQESHWNPQATSPTGVRGMMMLTRNTAESLDVSDRTDPEQSIRGGSEYLVRMMEKVPQTIPEDERIWFALAAYNMGYAHMLDARKLTEKQKGNPDSWADVKLRLPMLSQKRYYSQTNYGYARGQEAYNYVENIRLYQISLVGYLQDQERKLAQRAAYEAEMGDGYPAVKPKIALN is encoded by the coding sequence TTGAAACGCCTAAAATTTAATTATCTGTTTATCGGGCTGGTCACCCTGTTGCTTGCGCTGGCATTATGGCCATCAATCCCCTGGTATGGGGGGCAACAGGACCAGACAGAACAGATAAAATCACGGGGAGTGCTGCGCGTCAGCACCTTAAATTCCCCGCTGACTTACTACACCATCAATAACGCTCCGGCCGGAATGGATTATGAGCTGGCGAAACGCTTCGCCGATTATCTGGGTGTAAAGCTGCAAATCACCGTGCGGCAGAACCTCAGCGATCTGTTTGACGATCTTGAAGATGATAAAGCGGACATTCTGGCGGCAGGACTGATTTACAACAATGACCGCTTGTCCCACTTCCGCACCGGTCCGACTTACTATTCTGTTTCCCAGCAGCTGGTTTACCGGATGGGCAAGCCTCGTCCAAAAAATCTTGGTGATATCCATGGCCGCCTGACGGTTGCTTCTGACTCTGCCTATCTCTCCACGCTGCGCGGCATCAAGCAGAACCAGTATCCCGACCTCGACTGGGCTATCTCTACCGATCAGAGTCCCAGCGCCCTGCTGGAAGCGGTAGCGGATGGCAAGCTGGATTACACCGTTGGCGACTCTGTTTCGATTGCTCTGTTGCAGCGCATTCATCCCCAGCTGGCTGTGGCTTTTGATATCACCGATGAAGAGCCGATTACCTGGTATATGCAGCGCGATCGGGATGACAGCCTGAATGCCGCCCTGCTGGACTACTTTAACCAGATGGGTGAAGAAGGGGCGATGGCCCGGCTGGATGAGAAGTATCTGGGCCACGTGGGCACGTTCGATTATGTGGATACCCGGACTTTCCTGCGCGCGATTGATGGCACGCTGCCCGATATTCGTCCGCTGTTTGAAAAATATGCGACCGGGATCGACTGGCGTTTACTGGCTGCTATCTCCTATCAGGAGTCACACTGGAATCCGCAGGCTACTTCTCCTACCGGCGTACGCGGCATGATGATGCTGACCCGCAACACGGCTGAAAGTCTGGATGTCAGCGACAGAACCGACCCGGAACAGAGTATTCGGGGCGGCAGCGAATACCTGGTGCGCATGATGGAAAAAGTGCCGCAAACCATCCCGGAAGATGAGCGGATCTGGTTCGCCCTCGCCGCTTACAATATGGGTTACGCCCATATGCTCGATGCGCGAAAGCTGACGGAAAAGCAGAAAGGCAACCCGGACAGCTGGGCTGATGTGAAGCTGCGGCTACCGATGCTGAGCCAGAAGCGCTATTACAGCCAGACCAATTACGGCTATGCGCGAGGCCAGGAGGCCTACAATTATGTGGAAAATATTCGTCTCTATCAGATAAGCCTGGTCGGCTATCTGCAGGATCAGGAGCGTAAGCTGGCGCAACGGGCGGCTTATGAAGCGGAAATGGGCGATGGCTACCCCGCAGTGAAGCCGAAGATAGCCCTCAATTAA
- a CDS encoding YfhL family 4Fe-4S dicluster ferredoxin, which produces MALLITKKCINCDMCEPECPNQAISMGDAIYEIDASRCTECVGHYDTPTCQQVCPIVNTIVTDPAHRESSDALWEKFVVLHHGA; this is translated from the coding sequence ATGGCGCTGCTTATCACGAAGAAATGCATCAATTGCGATATGTGCGAGCCTGAGTGTCCCAATCAGGCTATCTCGATGGGTGACGCTATTTATGAGATTGATGCCAGCCGGTGTACTGAATGCGTCGGTCATTACGATACGCCCACCTGCCAGCAGGTTTGCCCTATTGTGAATACGATTGTGACCGATCCGGCTCACCGTGAAAGCAGCGACGCGCTGTGGGAGAAGTTCGTAGTTTTGCATCATGGGGCATGA
- a CDS encoding MurR/RpiR family transcriptional regulator, which yields MSSLLRIRQLYPGLAMNERRLADYLLSQPDHARHLSSQKLAEESGVSQSSVVKFAQKLGYKGFPALKLALSESLAEKDAITVHNLILSDDPLKTVGEKLLTEKQSAIRATLDINSEEMLVETLRLLRSANRIVLVGIGASGLVAKDFSWKLMKIGINAVAEQDMHALLASVQALNPGDLLLAISYTGERREINLAAQEAQRAGANVLAFTGFTPNTLQQCATHCLYTVAEEQMTRSAAISSTTAQLTLTDLLFMALIQRDPERASSHIRHSEALVKKLV from the coding sequence ATGAGTTCACTGCTGCGCATCCGCCAGCTCTATCCGGGACTGGCGATGAATGAACGCCGACTGGCCGATTATCTTCTTTCACAGCCGGATCACGCCCGCCACCTCAGTTCACAAAAGCTGGCTGAGGAGTCTGGTGTCAGCCAGTCAAGCGTAGTGAAATTTGCCCAAAAGCTCGGTTATAAAGGCTTTCCGGCCCTGAAGCTGGCGCTGAGTGAATCGCTGGCAGAGAAAGATGCCATTACCGTTCATAACCTGATCCTGAGCGACGATCCGCTCAAGACGGTGGGTGAAAAGCTGCTGACCGAGAAACAGTCCGCCATCCGCGCCACGCTGGATATCAACAGTGAAGAGATGCTGGTGGAGACGCTGCGCCTGCTCCGTTCGGCAAACCGTATCGTGCTGGTGGGCATCGGCGCTTCCGGGCTGGTGGCGAAAGATTTCTCCTGGAAGCTGATGAAGATAGGCATCAATGCGGTGGCCGAGCAGGATATGCATGCCCTGCTGGCCAGCGTGCAGGCGCTGAACCCGGGCGACCTGTTGCTGGCTATCTCCTATACTGGCGAACGCCGGGAGATAAACCTGGCAGCGCAGGAAGCGCAGCGCGCCGGGGCCAACGTGTTGGCCTTCACCGGCTTTACCCCCAATACCCTGCAGCAGTGTGCTACCCATTGCCTCTACACGGTGGCAGAAGAGCAGATGACCCGCAGCGCCGCAATCTCCTCCACTACCGCGCAGCTGACGCTGACCGACCTGCTGTTTATGGCGCTGATCCAACGCGATCCCGAACGCGCTTCCAGCCATATCCGGCACAGCGAAGCGCTGGTTAAAAAGCTGGTTTGA